GCCGCCGGCCTCGCCCAGGTCGAACCGCTGCTGCCCGGCGCCGACCAGTGCGCGGTCCTGGTGACGGCCCGTGCACTGGCGACGCTGCCGGCCGCCGTCAAGGTGTCGCTGAAGGGCCTCGAACCCCACGATTCCGTGGAGCTGATCGGCAAGGTGGCCGGTATCCGGCGGATCGAGGAGGAGCCGGACGCCGTCGCGGCACTCGCCGCCGCCAGCGGCCATCTGCCGTTGGCGCTGCGGGCGATCGGCGCTCGGCTCGCGCTCCGGCCGGCCTGGCCCGTCGCCACGCTGCTGTCCCGGATGTCCGACGAGGCCAGGCTGCTCGGCGAACTGCGGGTGGGGGAGCTGACGGTCGAGGCGGTGTTCGAGCAGTCGTACGCGCAGCTCTCCCCGCAGCGGGCCCGGGCGTTTCTGGAATTGTCCCTTCCGCACTGCGTCGAGTTCGGTGTGAAGGGCGCCGCCGCGGTTCTCGAACTGCCGGAGCGGGAGGCGGAGGACGTGCTGGAAGCCCTGGTCGACGCGGTACTCCTGGAGACCCGCGCACCGGGCCGTTACCGCTATCACGATCTGGTCGGGGCGTACGCGCGGGCGACGGCCCGAGTGGCGCTGACCGAGGAGGAGCGCCGCCAAGTGGTGTGCCGGGCGGCCGACTTCATGTGTGCCAGTGTCGCCGGAGCGGTCCTGGCGACCCAGCCGCTGGGCGGCCGGCTGACCGCTGAGCTGCGACCGCGGCGGTCGGCGGGCGAGGACGTGGGGGCCGGCCAGGAGGCGATGCGGTGGATACGGGGCGCGCTGCCCACCGTGGCCGCGGTGGCGGAGCAGGCGGCCGGCAGCGGAGACCCGGAGGCGGTGGCGCTCGCCGTCGACGGGCTGATGCTGGCTCCCTGCTTCGAGGAGACCGTGCCCCTCGGGACGCTGGCGCCGGCGGCCACCGCTCTGGTGCGGTCCGCGGTGGCGTACTGCGACGAGGACGTGGTGGGCACGGCTCATTACGCGGCCGGGGTGATCCTCAAGAAGCACTCCTCGCTCGACTGCCTCGACCGCTCACGGGCGCATCTGCTGAAGGCGCTGGAGATCTTCGGTGATTCTCCCGCACCCGCCGATGGCCTCCGGCCCTTCCTGACGGTTCTCTTCACCCATGCGATGCTGGCCCAACTCGACGCCATGTGCGCCGACTTCACCGCGGCCCGCGCCCATGCGGAGCGGTCGGTGGAGATGGCGGTGCTCACCGGCGATCAGGGGCTGGTCACCCGGCGGCGCAGCCTCCTGCTCCAGATCCGGGCCCAGGACCCCGGCAGCGGAAGCGACCTGGCCCGGATCCGCGAGCAGTGCCGGGAGCTGGCCGGCCTGCTGACCTGCGGCAATGACGTGAAGTGGCTGATCCGGGTGAGGACGACGGAGGCGGACACCCTGTTGTACGGCGGGCGTCCCGCGGAGGCTGCCGCGCTCTACCGCCAGGTGTTGCAACGCACCCGGACCAGCGGCCATGCCCGGAACGAGACCGAGTGCCTGTACCGGCTCGCCGAGGCGCTGCTGCTGACCGGGGACACCCATGCCGCCGTCGACCATGCGCGGCAGGCCCTCCAAGGCGCTCAACTCGCCCAGGAACACCTGCTGATGGCGCGTAGTCACCAGGCTCTCGGCAGGTCTCTGCGGGCCGTCCGGGCCGGGCAGGTGGACGGGGAAGCGGCGGGGCATCTGGAGAAGGCCGCGGAACTGTACCGGGTTCTCGGGCTGCATACGGGTTCCGGGGCTGCCGTCGGTCACTGACCACGTCCCGCCCGGACTCCGCTGGGAATCCGGGCGGAACGCGATCAGCCGCACCGTGGCCTCACTTCCTGTGCCTGGCACACCAGTTGGCCAGCACCGGGCCGATCTGCGCGAGCTGCTCGGGGCGGGTCAGCTCACCGTGCGCGCCACGTACGGGTGTGACGGCGAGCCGGCCCGTCACGTGGGGCCGCCAGGCCTGCGGCCGCTGCATGCCCGGAACCCAGCCCTCGGTGGCCTCGAAGAACAGCACATCGCCCCGGAACGAGCGCGGAACGAATCCGTTCTGGAGGCGGCTGTTGCGCGCGAACACCCGGACCATGGCCGCCAGGCCCTGTTCCCCGAGGAGTGCGAGCGGGCCGGCCGTGGAGTCCGCCTGGTGCCCGAGGGAGTCGAACAGGGCCTGCCTCAGTTCTTCCGCGTCCTGTGCGTCGCTCCCGTCCGCCCCTGATCCGCTCTTCTTCCTCCTTCCCTTGTCATGGCCGTCGACGGTCGCGTTCGACGGGTAACTGTCCATCAGAATCAGCGAGTTGACTTTCTGTCCGGCCTCCTGGAGCCGTACCGCCATCTCGTGGGCGACCACTCCGCCGAAGGACCAGCCGAGGAGCGAGAAGGGGCCGTCCGGCTGTACCGACCTGATCTGCGCGAGGTACGCCTCCACCATCTCCGCCATGCTTCCCGGAGCAGCATCGGGTTCGGTGAGCCCGTGTGCCTGGAGGCCGTACACGGGCTGGTCGGGTGCCAGGTGGCGGAGCAGCCCGGAGTACACCCAGCTGATTCCGGCCGCCGGGTGGACGCAGAAGAGCGGCTCGGGGGGTGTGGCGCCCCGTGTGCGGGACGGCGTGACCGCCCGGCGTACGGAGCGCAGCGGGAGCAGGACCGCGAGGGAGTCGTCGGGCATGTCCTGCGAGAGCCGGTCGGCGAGTCCGGCGACGGTGGGGGCATCGAACAGGGTCCTGATGCCCAGCTCGGCGCCGAGCACCGAACGTCCCCGGGCGATCAGCCGGGTGGCGAGCATCGAGTGGCCGCCCAGGGCGAAGAAGTCGTCGTCGATGCCCACTTCGGGCACCCCGAGGACCTCGGCGAACAGCCCGCACAACAGCTCCTCGCGCACCGTTCGCGGGCCTCGGCGGCGCTCCGCCGTCCCGTCACCCGGTGCCGGCAGCATCCGCCGGTCCAGCTTTCCGCGTGAGGTCAGCGGCAGGGCGTCCAGGAACACGAACGACGACGGCACCATGTGGCGGGGCAGCGACGCCGTGGCGAGGCGGCGCAGCTCGCCGGCGTCCGCCCGGCCCTGCTCCGTGGGAACCACATAGGCCACCAGCTTGCGCTCCCCCGGCCGGTCCTCGCGGACGATCACGGTCACCTGGCGGACCGCGTCGTGTCCGGCGAGCACCGACTCCACCTCGCCGGGTTCGATCCGGAAGCCGCGGACCTTCACCTGGTCGTCGGTGCGGCCCACGTATTCCAGGACACCGTCGGCGCTCCAGCGCGCCAGGTCCCCGGTCCGGTACATGCGCTCCCCCGGCTCTCCGAACGGGCAGGCCACGAACCGCTGTGCCGTCAGTCCCGGCCGGCCCAGGTACCCGCGTGCCGTGCCCGCCCCGGCCAGATACAGCTCGCCGACCACCCCGGCGGGCAGGGGCCGCAGGCCCACGTCGAGCACGTACATACGGTTGTTGCCGATCGGCCGGCCGATCACCGGCCGCTCGTGATCGGCCGCCGCGCCGTGCGAGACGTACACCGTGCACTCCGTCGGGCCGTAGGTGTTGAAGCCCTCGGTCCCGGAAGTGGCGCGGAGTTCGCTCCACAGCGCCTGGTCGACGGCCTCGCCGCCGAGCTCGACGATGCGCGGTTGCGACGGCTGCCCTGCGGACAGCATGCCCGCCGTCATCAGCTGCCGGCAGTACGTCGGCGAGAGCTCCATGTAGTCGATGCCCGCGGCGCCGATGTACTCGGCCATCGCCTCCGGGTCGCGGCGGACCTCGTCGTGCACGAGGTGCAGTTCATGGCCGCCTATCAGCCACAGGACCGGTTCCCAGGAGGAGTCGAAGGTCAGCGGTCCGGTCACCAGGGCACGGAACCGGTGGTCCCCGGAGGCCGCCACCTGAGGCGCGAACACCGCGAAGTGGGCGTGGAACAGGTTGCTGAGATTGCGGTGCTCCACGGCCACCCCCTTCGGCCGGCCCGTCGAACCCGAGGTGTAGATGACGTAGGCGAGATGGTCCGGGCGCAGCGGTACGGGCCGGTCCGCAGGGTGCGGGTCGACCGGCGCGTACCGGCTGAGGGACTGACGCATGGCGGGGTCGTCGAGGACCAGCACCTCGATCGAGGATTTGGTTCCCGGCCGGAGCCGGGCCACGTTCTCCCTGTCGGTCAGCAGGAAGGACGGCGCGGCGTCCGCCAGCATCAGGGCGATCCGGTCCTTGGGGTACTCCGGGTCCATGGGCACGTAGCAGCAGCCCGCTTTGAGCGCGGCCAGCAGCGCCACGATGTGCTCGCCGGCCCGTGGGAGCAAAGTGGCCACTCGCTGTTCCGGCCGGATGCCCTGGCTGATCAACAGCCACGCCAGCCGGTTCGCGCGGGCGTTCAGCTCGCGGAAGGTCAGGGTGCCGTCGGCGTCGACCACCGCCGTGGCATCGGGGTTGTTCCGTACCTGTTCCTCGAAGATCTCGTGCACCGGCCGGTCGTCCGGCAGCGGAAGGGCGGTGTCGTTCCACCGGGAGAGGATGCGGACGCGCTCCTGCGGGGAGAGCAGTTCCATCGCTCCGATGGGAGTGTCCGGGGCGGCGCCGGCGGTGGTGAGGAGGCGCAGCAGCCGCTGGGTCAGGGCCTCTGCGGTGGCACGTTCGAACAGGTCGGCCGAGTAGTGCAACAGGCCGTCGACACCGCCGGGGCTGCCGTCGGCGCCGTGCCGTTCGGTGAAGGTGAAGTCGAGGTCGAATTTGGTGGGGGCGGTGTCGAGGGGTTGGGGGGTGATGGTGGTGCCGGGGAGGTCGAGGGTGCCCTCGGCGTTGTTCTGGAGGACGAGCATGGTCTGGAAGAGGGGGTGGCGGGCGCTGCTCCGGTCCGGATTCAGCTTCTCCACCAGCTGCTCGAAGGGCAGATCCTGGTGCGCGAACGCCGCCAGGTCACCTTCCCGTGTCCGGGCGAGCAGCTCACCGAACGACGGATTGCCCGAGGTGTCCGTCCGCAGCACCAGCGTATTGACGAAGAACCCGACGATGTCGTCCAACGCCTGATCGGTCCGGCCCGCCGTCGCGGTACCCAACGGAATGTCCGTACCGGCCCCCAGCCGTGTCAGCAACGCCGCCAGCCCCGCCTGAAGCACCATGAACAGCGTCGCACCCTGCTCACGCGCCAGCGACTCAAGACGCCCATGGAGTTCGGCGGGCAACTGGAAGTGGACGAGGCCGTCGGAGCGGGTGGGCCGGGGCGGGCGGGGCCGGTCGGTGGGGAGTACGAGTTCCTGCGGAAGATCCCTCAGCTCCTCGGCCCAGAAATCCGCCTGCTGCCCACCCACCTCCGCCAGCAGCTCACGCTGCCACAGCGTGTAATCCGCGTACTGGACCGGGAGTGCCTGCCACACGGGAGCACCGCCGGTGAGGCGGGCGCGATAGGCCATGGACAGATCGCGCAGCAGGGGCACCAGCGACCAGCCGTCGCTGGCGATGTGATGCAGCGTCAGCAGAAGAAGGTGGTCGTCGGGGCCGACGGTGAACAGCGTGACCCGCAGGGGCAGTTCCTCGGCGAGGTCGAAGGGCGTGAAGGCCGCGGCGTGGAAGCGGGCGGAGACCTCAGCGGCGGGGCACGGCACCACGATGACCTCGACGGCGGCCTCGTCGGGGGCGAGCAGCTGCTGGCGCGGTTCGCCGTCGTGGGCGGGGAACACCGTGCGCAGGGCCTCGTGGCGCCCGACCACGTCGTTGACGGCGGCCTGGAGGGCGTCCACGTCCACGGGGCCCCGCAGTCGGAAGGCGAACGGCGCGTTATAGGTCGGACTCTGCTCCAGACGGTCCAGGAACCACAGCCGCTGCTGCGCGAACGACAGCGGCACCACCGCCGGCCGCGCCCGCGCCGTCACCGCCGGCCGGGCCGCGGCCCCGTCGGCCAGCAGATCCGCCAGCCCCGCGGCCGTCGGGGACCCGAAGAACTCCCTGACGCCCAGCTCCACGCCCAGCACCGAACGGATCCGGCTCAGCAGTCGAGTGGCCAGCAGCGAATGACCGCCCAGGGCGAAGAAATTGTCCGTCACCCCCACCGTCGGCACACCCAGCACCTGGGCGAACAGCTGACACAGCACCTCCTCCCGCGCCGACCGCGGACCCCGCTCGCCCCTCCCGGCCCGGCCGGGGCCGTCCCCGGACGCCGCACCGGCACCTGCGGCACCCGCGGCACCGTCAGGGTCGGACGCGCGGCGGGTGGGGAGACGATGCTCGGCCGTCCGGCCCAGTAATGCCCGCTCCTCTGCCCGCGACGCGAAGACCTCCAGCGAACCGATGGCGGTGTCCGGGGCCTCCGCTGCGGCGTCGAGAACGCGGACGAGGAGGCCGGTCAGGGTGTCCGCGGTGGTGTGGTCGAACAGATCGGTGGCGAACTGGAGGATGCCGGACATGCCCAGGGGGCGTTCGTCGGCGTCCCGCTCCTCCGTGAAGCTCCAGCCGAGGTCGAATTTGGAGGGGGCGGTGTCGAGGGGTTCGGGGACGATGGTGGTGCCGGGGAGGTCGAGGGTGCCCTCGGCGTTGTTCTGGAGGACGAGCATGGTCTGGAAGAGGGGGTGGCGGGCCGTGCTCCGGTCCGGATTCAGCTTCTCCACCAGCTGCTCGAAGGGCAGATCCTGGTGCGCGAACGCCGCCAGATCACCTTCCCGTGTCCGGGCGAGCAGCTCACCGAACGACGGATTGCCCGACGTGTCCGTCCGCAGCACCAGCGTATTGACGAAGAACCCGACGATGCCGTCCAACGCCTGATCGGTCCGGCCCGCCGTCGCGGTACCCAACGGAATGTCCGTACCGGCCCCCAGCCGCGTCAGCAACGCCGCCAGCCCCGCCTGAAGCACCATGAACAGCGTCGCACCCTGCTCACGCGCCAGCGACTCAAGACGCCCATGGAGATCGGCAGGCAGTCCGAAGCGTATGAGACCGCCGGAGTGGGTGGGCTGCGGGGGACGCGGCCGGTCGGTGGGGAGCGCCAGCTCCTGCGGAAGATCCTGGAGCGCCTCGGCCCAGAAATCCGCCTGCTGCCCACCCACCTCCGCCAGCAGCTCACGCTGCCACAGCGTGTAATCCGCGTACTGGACCGGGAGTACCTGCCACGTCGGCGCGGTTCCGGTACGGCGGGCGCGGTAGGCGGCCGACAGATCGCGCAGCAACGGAGCTTCCGACCAGCCGTCGCTGGCGATGTGATGCAACGTCAACAGCAGTACGTGCTCATCGGGAGCGACCGTGAACAGCGAGACCCGCAAGGGCAGTTCGACGCCCAGGTCGAAGGGGGCGAACGCCGCGTCATGGAAGAGGGAGGCCACCTCCTCGGCGGCGCACGGCACCACCGCCACCTTCACCGTCGCTTGCTCGGGTGCCAGGATCTCCTGGATGGGCTCGTCGTCGCGGACGGGGAAGACCGTGCGCAGCGCCTCATGGCGCCCGACCACATCGTTGACGGCGGGCTGGAGGGCGTCCACATCCACCGGGCCCCGCACCCGGAACGCGAACGGTGCGTGGTAGGTCGGGCTTCGCTCCAGACGGTCCAGGAACCACAGCCGCTGCTGCGCGAACGACAGCGGCACCACCGCCGGCCGCGCCCGCGCCGTCACCGCCGGCCGGGCCGCGGCCCCGTCGGCCAGCAGATCCGCCAGCCCCGCCACGGTCGGTGAACCGAACAGTTCGCGGACGCCCAGCTCCACGCCCAGCACCGAACGGATCCGGCTCAGGAGCTGGGCGGCCCTCAGCGAATGGCCGCCCAGGGCGAAGAAGTTGTCCGCCACCCCCACCGTCGGCACACCCAGCACCTGGGCGAACAGCCGGCACAGCACCTCCTCCCGCACCGACCGCGGACCCCGCTCGCCCGTCCGGGCACGGCCGGGGGCGTCCCCGGACGGGACTGTGGCGTCGGTCTGCTCCGCGGCCGCGGGGCTCTGCGCTTGCGTCATGGTGCTCCTCCCTTGGAGACGGAGATGGGTCAGTTGCCGGTGGCGGGCTGCGGCGTCAGATCGCGCCAGTGCTCCTCGATGTGGTCGAGGCAGGCCTGATATCCGTCCGCGCCCCGGGTCACCGTCCAGCCCTGCGGAGGTGCCAGGTGCGACGGCCAGAGGGAGTGCTGGTGGTGCTGGTTGACCAGGACGAGATAGCTGCCGTCGACGTCTTCGAAGGGGTGCGTGTGCGTCACGGGGAAGGTCCTTTCAGGTGGCACGGAGCGGTGTGGGACGGAGGGGTGCGCGCGATGGGGCGGTGCGGGATGGAGCCGCGTGGGGCGGAGCGGTGTGGGGCGGAGCGGGCGGGCCCCGTCCGGCGGGCTCAGACTGCGGCGTGTGAGGCCGGTGCGGTGAGCGGAGCGATGTGAACCGGCAGCTGCCGCCAGATCCCCGGGGTGTAGAAGTGCCCGCCGGGCAGCACATCGTGGCGGTACGCACACCGCGCGACCCGGCGCCACTGGTTTCCTGCGTCCGGCTCGATGACGTCGTCGTCCGTCGCGGAGAGCATCTGGACGGGGACGCCCACCGTGGCCCCCGGCCGACAGCGGAAAGTGTCACGGACCCGGATGTCCGCACGCATGAGCTCCACGGCCATCTCCTGGAGTCCCGGGTCCGCCAGCACGTGTTCGGGCATCAGGCCGTTGGTGCGCATCCAGTCCAGCAGCTCGGCGTCGGTGTCCTGGCGCGCGGGGAACATGTCCCGTGGAGTCAGTCCGCGGTCGGGCGCGTTGCACGAGGAGACGACCAGCGCCTCCGGTGCCGGGCCGGCCGCATCCTCGATCCGGGCCGCGACGTCGAAGGCCATCCATCCGCCCATGCTGTGGCCGAACAGGACGTACGGCCCGTCGACCGCGGAGAGCACGGCGGTGGTGGCGTCCGCGGCGAGTTCCTCCCAGTCGGCCGCGTACGGCTCCAGGAAGCGCCCCTCCCGGCCGGGGTAGCAGATGGCGGAGAGGGCCACCTCGGCGGGCAGGCTGTCGCTCCAGGAGTGGTACGGCCCGGTGCCGCCGCCGCAGAAGCCCAGGCAGAGGAGCGTGCGGACGGTGTGGCGGTCCGGTGGTTTGATCGGGATGACGGTGGTGTCCTGAGGTCCGGCCATCGTGGTCGTCTCCCTGTCTGTGTGGTGTCTCTTCGATGTCTCGTCGGTGTCTCTTCGGCGTCTCTGTGGCGTCTCTGTGACGTCTCTGTGGTGACGGATCGCGGTATCCGCGCAGGCGACGCGGTGACGGTGGCGCAGAGGTTCGCGGTGGCCGCGGGAGGGGGATGCCGGCCCGTCAGCGGCCGGTGCGCAGGCTCTCGACGTGCCGCGCCAGGTCCCTGAGCCGCGGATGGCGGTAGACCTCACGGGCCGACATGGCGACCCCCAGCTGCTTCTTCAGCCGGGCCACGACACGCAGCGCGATCAGCGAATGGCCGCCCATGGCGAAGAAGTCGTCGTCGGCCCTGATGTGCTCACGGCCGAGGACCTCGGACCATACGGCCGCTATCAGCGTCTCGGCCTCGCCCTCCGGAGCGCTGTCCAGGGCCGCCGAGGCCGGTTCGGGCGCGGGCAGGGCGGCGAGGTCGACCTTGCCGTTCACGGTCAGCGGCATCGCGTCGAGCGCGAGGTAGGCGGTCGGGAGCATGAACTGCGGCAGGACGGCGGCCAGATGCGCGCGGAGCGTCCCGGGAGTGGGTGTGCCGGTGGCAGGCGTATCGCCCGCGGCACCTGTCGCCGCAACGTAGTACGCGGCGAGCTGTTCGCCGGCGGCCGTGCCGCTGTGCAGTGCGACCACGGCCGCCGCCACGCCCGGATGGGCGGTCAGCGCGGCCTCGATGTCGCCCAACTCCACACGGTACCCACGGAGTTTGACCTGACGGTCGCTGCGTCCCCGGTATTCGAGGGAGTTGTCGGGGCGTCGGCGCACCAGGTCTCCGGTGCGGT
This Streptomyces decoyicus DNA region includes the following protein-coding sequences:
- a CDS encoding AfsR/SARP family transcriptional regulator, giving the protein MTIDQLVDGLYDDDPPASARRVIVNYVHRLRTYLDRAHAAGGEGGAAAGGDGGATAIGTMADGYVLRLPAERVDALLFGHLTLRARRAAAQGDPAYAASVLKGALDMWQGPALAGLPGPYAQEQRRALAEQRASATEHHLELSLACGRHEEVVPEILCALEAYPYRERLHGALMLALYRSGRSADALLAYDHARQVLADEMGIDTGPALDELHAAVLAGDRALLAVPDTARIAAVPADVQVRPAAPAPAVPAQLPAVPCDFTGRHDEVCTLVAALSGRAAHPVAVITGMGGVGKTSLALRTGHAVMGSFPDGQLYAELRAPCGAPGDPADILAGFLTALGVPHERLPASVSDRAALYRTLLSDRAVLVVLDNAAGLAQVEPLLPGADQCAVLVTARALATLPAAVKVSLKGLEPHDSVELIGKVAGIRRIEEEPDAVAALAAASGHLPLALRAIGARLALRPAWPVATLLSRMSDEARLLGELRVGELTVEAVFEQSYAQLSPQRARAFLELSLPHCVEFGVKGAAAVLELPEREAEDVLEALVDAVLLETRAPGRYRYHDLVGAYARATARVALTEEERRQVVCRAADFMCASVAGAVLATQPLGGRLTAELRPRRSAGEDVGAGQEAMRWIRGALPTVAAVAEQAAGSGDPEAVALAVDGLMLAPCFEETVPLGTLAPAATALVRSAVAYCDEDVVGTAHYAAGVILKKHSSLDCLDRSRAHLLKALEIFGDSPAPADGLRPFLTVLFTHAMLAQLDAMCADFTAARAHAERSVEMAVLTGDQGLVTRRRSLLLQIRAQDPGSGSDLARIREQCRELAGLLTCGNDVKWLIRVRTTEADTLLYGGRPAEAAALYRQVLQRTRTSGHARNETECLYRLAEALLLTGDTHAAVDHARQALQGAQLAQEHLLMARSHQALGRSLRAVRAGQVDGEAAGHLEKAAELYRVLGLHTGSGAAVGH
- a CDS encoding MbtH family protein, whose product is MTHTHPFEDVDGSYLVLVNQHHQHSLWPSHLAPPQGWTVTRGADGYQACLDHIEEHWRDLTPQPATGN
- a CDS encoding non-ribosomal peptide synthetase — translated: MTQAQSPAAAEQTDATVPSGDAPGRARTGERGPRSVREEVLCRLFAQVLGVPTVGVADNFFALGGHSLRAAQLLSRIRSVLGVELGVRELFGSPTVAGLADLLADGAAARPAVTARARPAVVPLSFAQQRLWFLDRLERSPTYHAPFAFRVRGPVDVDALQPAVNDVVGRHEALRTVFPVRDDEPIQEILAPEQATVKVAVVPCAAEEVASLFHDAAFAPFDLGVELPLRVSLFTVAPDEHVLLLTLHHIASDGWSEAPLLRDLSAAYRARRTGTAPTWQVLPVQYADYTLWQRELLAEVGGQQADFWAEALQDLPQELALPTDRPRPPQPTHSGGLIRFGLPADLHGRLESLAREQGATLFMVLQAGLAALLTRLGAGTDIPLGTATAGRTDQALDGIVGFFVNTLVLRTDTSGNPSFGELLARTREGDLAAFAHQDLPFEQLVEKLNPDRSTARHPLFQTMLVLQNNAEGTLDLPGTTIVPEPLDTAPSKFDLGWSFTEERDADERPLGMSGILQFATDLFDHTTADTLTGLLVRVLDAAAEAPDTAIGSLEVFASRAEERALLGRTAEHRLPTRRASDPDGAAGAAGAGAASGDGPGRAGRGERGPRSAREEVLCQLFAQVLGVPTVGVTDNFFALGGHSLLATRLLSRIRSVLGVELGVREFFGSPTAAGLADLLADGAAARPAVTARARPAVVPLSFAQQRLWFLDRLEQSPTYNAPFAFRLRGPVDVDALQAAVNDVVGRHEALRTVFPAHDGEPRQQLLAPDEAAVEVIVVPCPAAEVSARFHAAAFTPFDLAEELPLRVTLFTVGPDDHLLLLTLHHIASDGWSLVPLLRDLSMAYRARLTGGAPVWQALPVQYADYTLWQRELLAEVGGQQADFWAEELRDLPQELVLPTDRPRPPRPTRSDGLVHFQLPAELHGRLESLAREQGATLFMVLQAGLAALLTRLGAGTDIPLGTATAGRTDQALDDIVGFFVNTLVLRTDTSGNPSFGELLARTREGDLAAFAHQDLPFEQLVEKLNPDRSSARHPLFQTMLVLQNNAEGTLDLPGTTITPQPLDTAPTKFDLDFTFTERHGADGSPGGVDGLLHYSADLFERATAEALTQRLLRLLTTAGAAPDTPIGAMELLSPQERVRILSRWNDTALPLPDDRPVHEIFEEQVRNNPDATAVVDADGTLTFRELNARANRLAWLLISQGIRPEQRVATLLPRAGEHIVALLAALKAGCCYVPMDPEYPKDRIALMLADAAPSFLLTDRENVARLRPGTKSSIEVLVLDDPAMRQSLSRYAPVDPHPADRPVPLRPDHLAYVIYTSGSTGRPKGVAVEHRNLSNLFHAHFAVFAPQVAASGDHRFRALVTGPLTFDSSWEPVLWLIGGHELHLVHDEVRRDPEAMAEYIGAAGIDYMELSPTYCRQLMTAGMLSAGQPSQPRIVELGGEAVDQALWSELRATSGTEGFNTYGPTECTVYVSHGAAADHERPVIGRPIGNNRMYVLDVGLRPLPAGVVGELYLAGAGTARGYLGRPGLTAQRFVACPFGEPGERMYRTGDLARWSADGVLEYVGRTDDQVKVRGFRIEPGEVESVLAGHDAVRQVTVIVREDRPGERKLVAYVVPTEQGRADAGELRRLATASLPRHMVPSSFVFLDALPLTSRGKLDRRMLPAPGDGTAERRRGPRTVREELLCGLFAEVLGVPEVGIDDDFFALGGHSMLATRLIARGRSVLGAELGIRTLFDAPTVAGLADRLSQDMPDDSLAVLLPLRSVRRAVTPSRTRGATPPEPLFCVHPAAGISWVYSGLLRHLAPDQPVYGLQAHGLTEPDAAPGSMAEMVEAYLAQIRSVQPDGPFSLLGWSFGGVVAHEMAVRLQEAGQKVNSLILMDSYPSNATVDGHDKGRRKKSGSGADGSDAQDAEELRQALFDSLGHQADSTAGPLALLGEQGLAAMVRVFARNSRLQNGFVPRSFRGDVLFFEATEGWVPGMQRPQAWRPHVTGRLAVTPVRGAHGELTRPEQLAQIGPVLANWCARHRK
- a CDS encoding thioesterase II family protein, which encodes MAGPQDTTVIPIKPPDRHTVRTLLCLGFCGGGTGPYHSWSDSLPAEVALSAICYPGREGRFLEPYAADWEELAADATTAVLSAVDGPYVLFGHSMGGWMAFDVAARIEDAAGPAPEALVVSSCNAPDRGLTPRDMFPARQDTDAELLDWMRTNGLMPEHVLADPGLQEMAVELMRADIRVRDTFRCRPGATVGVPVQMLSATDDDVIEPDAGNQWRRVARCAYRHDVLPGGHFYTPGIWRQLPVHIAPLTAPASHAAV